The following coding sequences lie in one Methylotuvimicrobium alcaliphilum 20Z genomic window:
- a CDS encoding NAD(P)-dependent oxidoreductase has protein sequence MSIGLIGLGAMGAGMAKNLAKAGFLAGVYNRTACKAQSLADELGVVAFDTPSALAATCDVIFMCVSRDEDVLEMVTAVAQTVKSGAVVVDMSTVSSSTAQQAAAILAEKQAQFLDAPVSGGVEGAKKGTLAMMVGGSNEALEKIRPILAAIAARILHMGPVGSGQATKAVNQIMAAGINQAVTEALAFGKAQGLPMKKVIEVVSGGAAGNWFLEHRGPTMMQNTFAPGFKLALHHKDLEICRKMAENADISIPLAEMTLLNYAQLMEQGFGDEDISALYRLKMPHKLS, from the coding sequence ATTAGTATAGGACTCATCGGACTCGGCGCAATGGGCGCCGGCATGGCGAAAAATCTCGCGAAGGCAGGTTTCTTAGCCGGCGTCTATAACCGCACTGCTTGCAAGGCACAATCGTTGGCCGACGAACTCGGTGTCGTCGCATTCGACACACCGTCCGCACTCGCCGCTACGTGCGATGTTATTTTTATGTGCGTCTCGCGCGACGAAGACGTGCTGGAAATGGTTACTGCCGTCGCGCAGACGGTTAAATCAGGTGCGGTCGTCGTGGATATGTCAACGGTCAGCAGCTCAACTGCACAACAAGCTGCCGCAATACTCGCCGAAAAACAAGCGCAATTTCTCGATGCGCCGGTCTCGGGCGGCGTCGAAGGCGCAAAAAAAGGCACCTTGGCAATGATGGTAGGCGGGAGTAACGAAGCTTTGGAAAAAATCCGGCCTATTCTTGCCGCGATCGCCGCGCGCATTCTGCACATGGGACCGGTCGGCAGCGGGCAGGCCACGAAGGCGGTCAACCAAATCATGGCCGCCGGCATTAACCAAGCCGTGACCGAAGCACTGGCATTCGGCAAAGCGCAAGGCCTGCCGATGAAAAAAGTCATAGAAGTCGTCTCGGGGGGCGCAGCCGGCAATTGGTTTCTCGAACATAGAGGCCCAACAATGATGCAAAATACATTTGCACCGGGCTTCAAATTGGCATTACATCACAAAGATTTGGAAATCTGCCGTAAGATGGCCGAAAACGCCGACATATCTATTCCACTGGCCGAAATGACATTGCTCAATTATGCACAGCTAATGGAACAAGGCTTCGGTGACGAGGACATTTCGGCATTGTACCGCTTGAAAATGCCTCACAAATTAAGCTGA
- a CDS encoding DUF6763 family protein: MTTIADPVIDRWYKDVENNLTFKVIAIDESDDSIEVQYLNGEIGEYDTDSWYNSTFDYIEEPEDWSAPFELDDEDLGYSDPDEHRRNMDDLNFDDYID, from the coding sequence ATGACGACAATAGCAGACCCCGTCATCGACAGATGGTACAAAGATGTCGAGAATAATTTAACGTTCAAAGTCATTGCGATCGATGAAAGCGACGATTCAATCGAAGTACAATATTTGAACGGAGAGATTGGCGAGTACGATACCGACAGCTGGTATAATTCGACCTTCGACTATATTGAGGAACCCGAGGATTGGAGCGCACCGTTCGAATTGGACGACGAAGATCTCGGTTATAGCGATCCGGACGAACATCGGCGCAACATGGACGACTTAAACTTTGACGATTACATCGATTAA
- a CDS encoding DUF2066 domain-containing protein yields the protein MKSLFRVLAVIVSLCGSIGWAAEVKGLFETEVIAKSQRPEDIEAAIKEAMTIVLQRVLSGSDVLDDPVAKTALAQARFYVKQHQYSLVEKASDASGQARVMRVLFDETRLLSLLSTGRLGIWSEIRPETLLWLVVDEHGKRRFFKPELMPSLEHAISSAAKQQGLPLIFPLLDLEERAQIAVHDVLSAYPEQLLDISGRYDVVSILAGRVVRQADCWQADWAFYFDGGVQQWSNSCDTLHEALLGGMRGVYTRLSHYYGVKPDILERGMMMLNIAGIVGMNDITRVTRHIESLPMVKSVAWRSVRDGFNRYRINYEGDFSVFRHALGSGGVLEPMGSVGLGSDQLSSDELSFRLLPMR from the coding sequence ATGAAGTCACTATTTAGGGTTCTTGCGGTTATCGTTTCTTTGTGCGGTTCGATTGGTTGGGCCGCCGAAGTCAAAGGCTTGTTCGAAACGGAGGTCATTGCGAAAAGCCAGCGGCCCGAAGATATTGAGGCTGCGATTAAGGAGGCGATGACTATTGTCTTGCAACGGGTATTATCCGGCAGCGATGTTCTCGATGACCCCGTTGCCAAGACGGCTTTAGCCCAGGCGCGTTTTTACGTCAAGCAGCATCAATATTCTTTGGTTGAGAAAGCAAGCGATGCATCCGGTCAGGCCCGAGTCATGAGGGTTTTGTTTGACGAGACGCGGCTATTGAGTTTGCTCAGTACCGGACGATTGGGGATTTGGAGCGAGATTAGGCCGGAAACATTGCTTTGGTTGGTCGTCGACGAGCACGGCAAGCGGCGTTTTTTTAAACCTGAATTGATGCCGTCTTTGGAGCATGCTATCAGCAGTGCCGCTAAACAGCAGGGATTGCCGCTGATTTTTCCTTTGCTTGATCTTGAAGAGCGCGCCCAAATTGCCGTGCATGATGTACTGAGCGCTTATCCCGAACAATTATTGGATATTTCCGGGCGCTACGATGTGGTGTCGATACTGGCGGGCAGGGTGGTCCGACAAGCCGATTGTTGGCAGGCGGATTGGGCTTTTTATTTCGACGGAGGCGTGCAGCAGTGGTCAAATTCCTGCGACACATTGCATGAAGCGTTGTTGGGCGGTATGCGGGGCGTTTATACGCGCTTGTCTCATTATTATGGCGTTAAGCCGGATATACTTGAACGAGGCATGATGATGCTCAATATTGCCGGGATTGTCGGTATGAACGATATTACTCGAGTTACGCGTCATATTGAATCGCTGCCGATGGTCAAATCGGTAGCTTGGCGCAGTGTTAGAGACGGCTTTAATCGCTATAGAATCAATTATGAAGGTGATTTCAGCGTGTTTCGGCATGCGCTCGGTTCCGGTGGAGTCTTAGAGCCGATGGGATCTGTCGGGTTGGGTTCTGATCAATTAAGTTCCGATGAGTTGAGTTTTAGACTGCTTCCCATGCGGTAA
- the metA gene encoding homoserine O-succinyltransferase MetA: MPLVAHTDLPTFQRLREEGEEILNPERARHQDIREMHIGLLNMMPDAALEATERQFFRLVGACNQITQFHVHPFTVDGLPRGPEAKAHIERYYESFETIKRDGLDALIVSGANVTKPKLDQEDFWQPLTEVFLWAKQNVPSILCSCLATHAVIQFCYGIERTRLPAKRWGVFPHKVMDRKHPLVSEINTRFDVPHSRFNEIFREDIEQKGLKVLVASKEAGVHLAVSPDGFRIVFFQGHPEYDDISLLKEYKREVNRYYNGDIEDYPPFPEHYFSPKVQRIFSDYRDHVIAARQDDKPIEPFPEAAVLDYIDNTWRDTARAVFNNWLGKIYQITDQDRRIPFMPGIDPSNPLGL, from the coding sequence ATGCCCTTAGTCGCACACACCGATTTACCGACATTCCAGCGTCTACGTGAAGAAGGCGAAGAAATTCTGAACCCGGAGCGAGCCCGTCACCAAGATATTCGAGAAATGCATATCGGCTTGCTGAATATGATGCCGGATGCCGCGCTGGAAGCCACCGAACGCCAATTTTTCCGGCTGGTCGGCGCGTGCAACCAAATTACGCAGTTTCATGTCCATCCGTTTACCGTCGACGGTTTGCCCCGAGGCCCGGAAGCAAAAGCACACATAGAGCGTTATTACGAATCGTTCGAAACCATCAAGCGCGACGGACTGGATGCCTTGATTGTCAGCGGCGCCAATGTCACGAAACCGAAACTAGACCAGGAAGATTTTTGGCAACCGCTGACCGAAGTGTTCTTGTGGGCCAAACAAAACGTTCCGTCCATTTTATGTTCGTGCTTGGCAACGCACGCCGTCATACAGTTTTGCTACGGCATCGAAAGAACCCGGTTACCCGCTAAACGCTGGGGCGTGTTTCCACACAAAGTCATGGATCGCAAGCATCCCTTAGTCTCGGAAATCAATACCCGCTTCGATGTCCCGCATTCGCGTTTTAACGAAATCTTTCGCGAAGACATCGAACAAAAAGGCTTAAAAGTATTGGTTGCGAGCAAGGAGGCAGGCGTACATCTGGCGGTTAGTCCGGACGGTTTCCGAATCGTATTCTTTCAAGGTCACCCGGAGTACGACGACATCAGCCTGCTGAAAGAATACAAGCGCGAGGTGAATCGTTATTATAACGGCGATATAGAAGACTATCCGCCTTTTCCGGAGCATTATTTCAGCCCTAAAGTCCAGCGCATTTTCTCAGACTACCGCGATCATGTCATAGCGGCGCGACAAGACGATAAACCGATCGAACCTTTTCCGGAAGCCGCCGTCCTCGACTACATCGACAATACTTGGCGAGATACGGCTCGAGCAGTCTTTAACAACTGGCTCGGAAAAATTTATCAGATCACCGATCAGGACCGGCGTATTCCGTTTATGCCGGGCATCGATCCCAGCAACCCATTAGGCTTATGA
- a CDS encoding nucleoside deaminase — protein MSTHSDYLQQAIDLAAENVESGQGGPYGALIVKEGKIIAASGNQVTGRLDPTAHAEVMAIRMACQTLNDYQLTGCTLYTSCEPCPMCLGAIYWARLDKVYYACSREDAAAAGFDDSFIYDEIPLPPAARRIAMLNLKQGNDLKPFELWNAKPDKILY, from the coding sequence ATGAGCACGCACTCGGACTATTTACAACAAGCGATCGATCTCGCTGCCGAAAACGTCGAATCCGGACAAGGCGGGCCTTACGGCGCATTGATCGTCAAAGAAGGTAAAATTATTGCCGCCAGCGGCAACCAAGTCACCGGCCGACTCGACCCGACGGCTCATGCCGAAGTCATGGCCATTCGCATGGCCTGTCAAACCTTGAACGACTATCAGTTGACAGGCTGTACCTTGTACACCAGCTGCGAACCGTGTCCAATGTGCCTGGGAGCGATCTATTGGGCCCGACTCGACAAGGTTTATTACGCCTGTAGCCGAGAAGACGCGGCAGCGGCCGGATTCGACGACAGCTTCATTTATGATGAAATTCCGCTGCCGCCGGCCGCAAGACGCATCGCCATGCTAAACCTCAAACAAGGCAACGATCTCAAGCCTTTTGAGCTATGGAACGCTAAACCCGATAAGATTCTTTATTAG
- the purM gene encoding phosphoribosylformylglycinamidine cyclo-ligase has product MSAQNQDSLNYKSAGVDIEAGNALVERIKPIAARTRTPGVLAGLGGFGSMFELPLDRYRQPILVSGTDGVGTKLKLAIDLSIHNTVGIDLVAMCVNDIIVQGAEPLFFLDYFATGKLDVDTAAAVVEGIGKGCELAGAALVGGETAEMPGMYADGEYDLAGFCVGIVEKSNIIDGSKVKAGDKLIGIASSGPHSNGYSLVRKILAHGNTPLSEPFQGKTLGEALLEPTRIYVKPLLKLLESVPIHALAHITGGGITENLPRVLPEGTAAHIKLGSWKRPEVFDWLQQQGKVSDADMLTTFNCGIGMIVCVAEEDEAATLQILTEAGESAFSIGACKSSEGKPKVEYS; this is encoded by the coding sequence TTGAGCGCACAAAATCAAGACAGCTTGAATTATAAGAGTGCCGGCGTGGATATCGAAGCCGGCAATGCACTGGTCGAACGGATCAAACCGATCGCCGCCAGAACCCGCACACCTGGAGTGTTAGCCGGACTCGGCGGTTTCGGATCAATGTTCGAACTCCCTCTCGACCGCTACCGCCAACCGATACTGGTTTCCGGGACCGATGGAGTGGGTACTAAGCTCAAACTGGCTATCGATCTCAGCATCCATAACACGGTCGGCATCGACTTAGTCGCGATGTGCGTCAACGATATCATTGTTCAAGGCGCGGAACCTTTATTCTTTCTCGATTATTTCGCCACCGGCAAACTCGATGTCGACACGGCAGCCGCAGTCGTCGAAGGTATAGGTAAAGGCTGTGAATTGGCCGGAGCCGCGTTGGTCGGCGGCGAAACGGCCGAAATGCCCGGCATGTACGCAGACGGAGAATACGATTTAGCCGGATTCTGTGTCGGCATCGTCGAAAAAAGCAACATCATCGACGGCAGCAAAGTCAAAGCCGGCGATAAACTAATCGGTATTGCATCAAGCGGGCCGCATTCGAACGGCTATTCGCTAGTCCGTAAAATATTAGCGCACGGCAACACGCCGCTATCGGAACCTTTCCAAGGCAAAACGCTCGGTGAAGCGCTGCTGGAACCGACCCGCATCTACGTCAAACCACTGTTAAAACTGCTTGAATCTGTACCGATTCATGCGCTAGCTCACATCACCGGCGGCGGCATCACCGAAAATCTGCCGCGCGTACTACCGGAAGGCACAGCCGCACACATCAAATTAGGATCGTGGAAACGCCCGGAAGTTTTCGACTGGCTGCAACAACAAGGCAAGGTTTCCGACGCCGACATGCTGACCACTTTCAATTGCGGCATCGGCATGATCGTTTGCGTCGCCGAAGAAGACGAAGCGGCAACGCTGCAAATTTTGACGGAAGCCGGCGAATCAGCGTTTTCGATAGGGGCATGCAAATCATCGGAAGGCAAGCCGAAGGTTGAATACTCTTAA